Proteins from a single region of Methanobacteriaceae archaeon:
- a CDS encoding cation:proton antiporter subunit C yields the protein MVIDVQIASLFTAVSLIIIGIFAAAFLDNIIKKIIGLAFIGDGVNLFLIAIGYKPGGIVYIYLPGMAAEWFSQNAAYPLPFAMVLTSIVIGASTMAVMLGIIIVLYKKRGSLSAKEILGE from the coding sequence ATGGTCATTGACGTACAAATTGCATCATTATTTACCGCAGTGTCCCTGATTATCATCGGTATTTTTGCCGCAGCATTCCTGGACAATATCATCAAAAAAATAATTGGTCTAGCTTTCATTGGAGATGGGGTTAACCTATTCTTGATTGCCATAGGTTACAAACCCGGTGGAATCGTATACATATACCTACCAGGCATGGCAGCAGAATGGTTCTCACAAAACGCAGCTTATCCCCTTCCCTTTGCCATGGTTTTAACCAGCATTGTCATCGGAGCCAGTACCATGGCGGTGATGCTGGGAATCATCATTGTACTCTACAAAAAGCGCGGATCCTTAAGCGCGAAGGAGATTCTGGGAGAGTAA
- a CDS encoding cation:proton antiporter (subunit G of antiporter complex involved in resistance to high concentrations of Na+, K+, Li+ and/or alkali), with protein MDDIITIIKSIILLVAAVLVILTAIGIIRYKDDMERVLYARIHILGVIDIACIVSLLVLGEPLLAGVYFILTPFASHAIANGYYYGEDKDD; from the coding sequence GTGGATGATATAATTACCATTATCAAATCAATCATACTGCTGGTCGCAGCTGTTTTAGTAATTTTAACCGCTATTGGAATAATAAGGTACAAGGATGATATGGAAAGAGTGTTATACGCCAGAATACACATTTTGGGTGTTATAGATATTGCTTGCATTGTTTCCTTACTTGTACTGGGAGAACCCCTATTGGCTGGTGTTTACTTTATATTAACCCCCTTTGCATCCCACGCCATAGCAAATGGGTACTATTATGGGGAGGATAAAGATGATTGA
- a CDS encoding monovalent cation/H+ antiporter subunit E yields the protein MFITRIFYGIAYFIVLIWEIFKATIDVAIRTLNGKVDPVVVEIPTVLKRPISQTILANSITLTPGTLSIDLDSENQVLRVAIITPRSKEEVIPFEPYIKGMLE from the coding sequence ATGTTTATAACAAGAATATTCTACGGAATCGCCTATTTTATTGTATTAATATGGGAGATATTTAAGGCCACCATAGATGTTGCTATCAGAACTCTTAATGGCAAGGTAGATCCAGTGGTTGTGGAAATCCCCACGGTCCTGAAAAGGCCAATTTCCCAGACTATTCTGGCTAACAGTATAACCCTCACCCCTGGCACACTTTCCATAGATCTGGACTCTGAAAATCAGGTTTTAAGGGTTGCAATCATAACTCCACGTTCTAAAGAGGAAGTCATACCATTTGAACCATACATTAAAGGGATGTTAGAATGA
- the ehbF gene encoding energy conserving hydrogenase EhbF — MNILIPLMVIVPILCALFLNLLHKKDRTVKTIAIILALILPSLPIIANYGFHYFGGYAPLIENPSLSSNLPSIITGTVLNTFHPAITYSFQSAQKIFVFILGLVGLLAVFTSLFETRRPSGVYGYMMFMGIAAVTAVLLTDDIFNLYVFFEIAALATVGIVLVSNIKGNYETALKYMILGGIAAPLLLLGIALLLGVTGNVNITDIIYSMKNGLVNPQNPVLLMACGLIVFGWLYGSGLPPFHTIKSAIYSKALPSGAALIQAFSVFTFIALGIIILRIFSYLPFSQWVILGASLLAMILGITMALVQTDIKRMIGFLAVGELGYIGLGLGLGTAMGITAGLFQAVNEAIITAFLFIGFGTVLYQTRVSDTRKLGGMMVRNPLVALLVLLAGFAMAGVPPLNAFQSKLMLIHASINTGLPELAVIMILLSIVTFMTFMKAFHAVFLRPEPADLEIKSENIPKATIIAMLVFLVVCILFGLFPQVVTSYLQPLATGLAGGVV, encoded by the coding sequence ATGAACATCCTTATACCCCTGATGGTTATTGTTCCCATACTATGTGCCCTGTTTTTAAACCTTTTACATAAAAAGGATCGCACAGTAAAGACTATAGCCATCATTTTAGCCTTAATATTACCTTCATTACCAATTATAGCCAATTATGGTTTTCATTACTTTGGTGGATACGCACCTCTCATTGAAAATCCATCCTTATCCAGTAACCTACCCTCAATCATCACCGGAACTGTTTTAAACACTTTCCACCCTGCCATCACCTATTCCTTCCAGAGTGCACAGAAAATATTCGTATTCATACTGGGATTGGTGGGACTTCTGGCTGTATTCACATCTCTATTTGAAACCCGCCGACCATCTGGAGTTTATGGATACATGATGTTCATGGGAATCGCCGCAGTAACTGCTGTACTTTTAACCGATGACATATTCAATCTCTATGTCTTCTTTGAAATCGCAGCCTTGGCCACGGTGGGAATAGTATTGGTATCCAATATAAAGGGCAACTATGAAACTGCCCTTAAATACATGATACTGGGAGGCATAGCCGCACCATTACTACTACTGGGAATAGCACTGCTTCTGGGAGTAACTGGGAATGTAAACATAACAGATATCATATATTCAATGAAAAACGGGCTGGTAAATCCGCAGAACCCGGTTTTATTAATGGCCTGTGGTTTAATAGTATTCGGATGGTTATACGGTTCGGGTCTTCCCCCATTCCACACCATCAAATCAGCTATTTACAGCAAAGCACTCCCCAGTGGAGCAGCACTCATCCAAGCCTTCTCTGTATTCACCTTCATTGCCCTGGGAATCATAATCCTGAGGATATTCTCCTACCTACCATTCTCCCAATGGGTTATACTGGGAGCATCCCTTCTGGCCATGATACTGGGAATCACCATGGCCCTGGTCCAGACAGACATCAAAAGGATGATAGGCTTCCTGGCAGTAGGAGAACTAGGATACATAGGCTTGGGCCTGGGCCTGGGCACTGCAATGGGAATAACCGCCGGACTCTTCCAGGCAGTTAACGAAGCAATAATCACGGCTTTCCTATTCATAGGTTTCGGCACAGTATTGTATCAGACCAGAGTGAGTGACACCCGTAAACTGGGTGGAATGATGGTTAGAAATCCACTGGTGGCTCTTCTGGTATTACTGGCAGGATTTGCCATGGCAGGAGTGCCTCCCCTTAACGCATTCCAGAGTAAACTAATGCTAATCCATGCATCCATCAATACAGGTCTTCCTGAGTTAGCAGTGATAATGATTCTCTTAAGCATCGTTACCTTCATGACCTTTATGAAAGCATTCCACGCAGTTTTCCTACGTCCGGAACCTGCAGATCTGGAAATAAAAAGTGAAAACATACCTAAAGCTACCATAATAGCCATGCTGGTGTTCCTGGTGGTCTGTATCCTGTTTGGTCTGTTCCCACAAGTGGTAACCAGCTACCTACAACCACTGGCAACCGGATTAGCAGGGGGTGTAGTATGA
- a CDS encoding 4Fe-4S binding protein: protein MTNILLIFLEGAFTNLKRILFASDRVTDMEVRSMILEGRVTPTPKVAEVSCIGCGGCSNACPTGAIEMVDLDEPEELLEGLTKTQLPVLNSEKCVNCYYCHDFCPLYALFGEAGTIHPNDVGEVESDISELLEKPVKISEDKIAFISQFLADNTIIRKRRE, encoded by the coding sequence ATGACCAACATACTCCTCATATTCTTGGAAGGTGCATTCACCAACCTCAAAAGAATCTTATTTGCCAGCGACCGGGTTACAGACATGGAAGTACGAAGCATGATCCTGGAGGGCCGGGTTACACCCACACCCAAGGTTGCTGAAGTTTCTTGCATTGGATGCGGAGGTTGCAGTAATGCCTGCCCCACGGGAGCCATAGAAATGGTGGATCTGGATGAACCAGAGGAACTTCTGGAAGGACTAACCAAAACCCAACTACCAGTTCTCAACAGTGAAAAATGCGTCAATTGTTACTACTGCCACGACTTCTGCCCATTATACGCATTATTCGGAGAAGCAGGAACCATACATCCCAATGATGTGGGTGAAGTGGAATCAGATATATCTGAACTTCTGGAAAAACCTGTAAAAATATCAGAAGATAAAATAGCATTTATATCCCAGTTTTTAGCTGATAATACTATCATAAGAAAGCGAAGAGAATAA
- a CDS encoding energy-converting hydrogenase B subunit G, EhbG has translation MNLYDLIVNKIKSIQGKDDESPVTNISTSSMLTAEITLISCVLVALVMLRHVSRILMIVAVLVVLFAALTAMPLMPRFKKEQNDSLVAMMFYVILALAIVITLFYWGNLNV, from the coding sequence ATGAACCTCTATGACTTGATAGTGAATAAAATCAAATCTATCCAGGGAAAAGACGATGAATCCCCGGTAACTAACATATCCACATCGTCCATGCTCACAGCAGAGATAACCCTGATTTCATGTGTCCTGGTGGCACTGGTCATGCTCCGTCATGTTAGTAGGATCCTCATGATAGTCGCAGTCCTGGTGGTTCTATTCGCAGCTTTAACAGCCATGCCCCTCATGCCGCGCTTTAAAAAAGAACAAAACGATTCACTGGTAGCTATGATGTTTTATGTCATACTGGCATTGGCAATAGTAATTACCCTATTTTACTGGGGGAATTTAAATGTCTAA
- a CDS encoding energy-converting hydrogenase B subunit J, which produces MTLYLGPLVLGLILGLVLGSRIRDVPESGLKFGASVYLLFIIVAFIMAYQLGPFPYYNDTPFASGFIAAAVGIILGKLIFGRGNKPQKMEE; this is translated from the coding sequence ATAACCTTATATTTAGGCCCCCTTGTCTTGGGATTAATACTGGGATTGGTACTGGGAAGCCGAATCAGAGATGTTCCTGAAAGTGGATTAAAATTCGGTGCATCTGTATACCTTTTGTTCATCATAGTTGCCTTTATAATGGCTTACCAACTGGGTCCTTTTCCCTACTACAATGACACCCCCTTTGCCAGTGGTTTTATTGCCGCAGCAGTGGGTATTATTCTCGGTAAACTAATATTTGGAAGGGGAAACAAACCTCAAAAAATGGAGGAATGA
- a CDS encoding EhbH: MSNGTRNLIMGFSLFVFAVTIFQSTYQFKQMIYPGISYIYNYVGPKIAPNMVTIVVFDWRGYDTLGEALILVTAVVAVLLVFGRGRVQLGGK, encoded by the coding sequence ATGTCTAATGGAACAAGAAATCTTATAATGGGATTTTCTCTCTTCGTATTTGCAGTGACAATCTTCCAATCCACATACCAATTCAAACAGATGATATATCCAGGTATAAGTTATATCTACAACTACGTAGGTCCTAAAATAGCCCCTAATATGGTAACCATAGTGGTATTCGATTGGAGGGGCTATGATACTCTGGGTGAGGCCCTGATCCTGGTCACTGCAGTTGTTGCAGTTCTACTGGTATTTGGACGGGGAAGAGTCCAACTGGGAGGTAAATAA
- a CDS encoding cation:proton antiporter (subunit B of antiporter complex involved in resistance to high concentrations of Na+, K+, Li+ and/or alkali), which translates to MSTILKIFVFPAAMIIMCLGILTILGGHITPGGGFQGGAMIAAALIFCLIVYGLKDSPLHLSHDFLAGVESVGALLFVFLGIAGLVFSGYYLYNLGVDIYHLVPVAIKNIFDYPDPTHAGILPYLNFAVGLKVMVGLSAVVIAFMGFKEYKDESDGKLPEEEVE; encoded by the coding sequence ATGAGCACCATACTCAAAATATTCGTATTCCCCGCAGCCATGATCATCATGTGCCTGGGTATCCTTACTATACTGGGTGGACACATCACCCCTGGAGGAGGATTCCAGGGTGGGGCAATGATTGCAGCCGCATTAATATTCTGCCTTATAGTTTACGGACTTAAAGACAGTCCATTACATCTATCCCACGATTTCCTGGCTGGAGTAGAAAGTGTCGGTGCTTTACTATTTGTTTTCCTGGGAATAGCTGGATTGGTATTCTCTGGATACTACTTGTACAACCTGGGTGTGGATATATACCACCTAGTCCCGGTGGCAATAAAAAACATATTCGACTATCCCGACCCCACTCATGCGGGAATTTTACCCTATCTAAATTTTGCAGTGGGATTAAAGGTTATGGTAGGTTTAAGTGCAGTAGTAATAGCATTCATGGGATTTAAAGAGTATAAAGATGAATCCGATGGAAAACTTCCTGAAGAGGAGGTTGAATAA
- a CDS encoding DUF4040 domain-containing protein: MIEYLFMLTAVLGAILALMQRDLLKSAILVGISGASIAILYQYLLAPDVALTQAIVGAAILPVFFALAVYKTRRMEE; encoded by the coding sequence ATGATTGAATATTTATTCATGCTAACTGCAGTTCTAGGAGCTATCCTTGCTTTGATGCAAAGGGATCTACTCAAATCTGCTATCTTGGTGGGTATCAGTGGAGCTTCCATTGCCATTTTATACCAGTATCTGCTGGCACCTGATGTGGCACTTACCCAAGCCATTGTGGGAGCAGCTATTTTACCAGTTTTCTTTGCACTGGCAGTTTACAAAACACGCAGGATGGAGGAATAA
- a CDS encoding NADH-quinone oxidoreductase subunit B family protein: MSLKSYSRGRAVHVMLVYTGGCNGCDIEIVNCILSPKFDAEQYKVFLTWNPREADVLVVTGPVTKHNEQPLREIYKAIPEPKAVVAAGACALMGGVYKNCHGDIPSEEIAGPVDQIIPVDAKVPGCAVRPQDIVAGLVSALPLLLNAE; encoded by the coding sequence ATGAGCCTGAAATCATATTCACGGGGCCGAGCAGTACATGTGATGTTAGTGTACACTGGCGGATGCAATGGCTGTGACATAGAGATAGTAAACTGCATATTATCCCCCAAATTTGATGCAGAGCAATACAAGGTATTTCTAACCTGGAACCCCCGGGAAGCTGATGTTCTGGTAGTAACTGGACCAGTCACTAAACACAATGAACAGCCCCTAAGGGAAATATATAAAGCTATACCTGAACCTAAAGCCGTGGTTGCAGCTGGTGCCTGTGCATTAATGGGTGGAGTTTATAAAAACTGTCATGGTGACATACCCTCCGAAGAAATAGCCGGACCAGTGGATCAGATCATACCAGTGGATGCCAAGGTCCCAGGGTGTGCTGTACGACCACAGGACATAGTAGCTGGGCTGGTATCTGCATTACCCCTACTGTTAAATGCTGAATAG
- a CDS encoding 4Fe-4S binding protein translates to MFLTTNKCKGIGECIQECPTGAIRLIDGKAFSCITCGACMEACPNRAIFRNKYGGFVVDRAKCNACGVCELTCPVNNITIEEGVVKGICSRCGICVPACPEKARIDAYDVIEDRQLKFLESLNLTVQPPMRSKKEEEIVERTSLVTDNQKCTLCRRCEYYCPTEAIMVDVKPQGKCTECRVCEDACPVGAIENCTIDPEKCTLCLKCLEECPNQAIYVDDFQVKIRKLEEDEKIQGKIISCLNCGLCADACEGGALKMINGHLRYDPTLCEGCKTTACIDACPVGTLRLSEDTERKIKGFCVSCGRCVKACDVNEARSFRNVTWDGSVTEDCISCGICSEICPKEAITLRRGTIEVDTNKCVLCEKCAIHCPVDAIPTTTMRKKTIKEGFAFVMEKMCMNCKLCTKICPEEAIKEDENGKIVVDDSKCIYCGGCKNACPARAILFEREFEVEP, encoded by the coding sequence ATGTTTCTAACAACAAACAAATGCAAAGGCATTGGAGAATGCATCCAAGAATGCCCTACAGGGGCTATTCGCCTTATAGATGGCAAAGCCTTCAGTTGCATAACATGTGGTGCTTGCATGGAAGCATGCCCCAACCGGGCCATATTCCGCAACAAATACGGGGGGTTCGTGGTAGACCGGGCTAAATGTAATGCATGTGGAGTTTGCGAGCTCACATGTCCCGTTAATAACATCACCATAGAGGAGGGTGTTGTTAAAGGCATATGCTCCAGATGTGGTATTTGCGTTCCAGCATGCCCGGAAAAGGCCAGAATCGACGCTTATGATGTTATTGAAGACAGACAGCTTAAATTCCTGGAATCCCTCAATCTCACAGTTCAACCTCCCATGAGGTCAAAAAAGGAGGAAGAAATTGTAGAAAGAACCAGCCTGGTCACTGATAACCAAAAATGTACCCTTTGCCGACGATGTGAATATTACTGTCCCACAGAAGCCATAATGGTGGATGTTAAACCCCAGGGTAAATGCACAGAATGCAGGGTATGTGAGGATGCGTGCCCAGTGGGGGCCATAGAAAACTGCACCATAGATCCAGAAAAATGTACCCTTTGCCTCAAATGCCTGGAAGAATGTCCCAACCAGGCCATTTACGTGGATGACTTCCAGGTTAAGATCCGTAAACTGGAAGAAGATGAAAAAATCCAAGGAAAAATCATATCCTGTCTGAACTGTGGCTTGTGTGCCGATGCATGTGAAGGCGGAGCACTTAAAATGATCAACGGCCACCTGCGCTATGATCCCACCCTATGTGAAGGATGTAAAACTACAGCATGTATAGATGCCTGTCCAGTGGGAACCCTCCGACTTTCAGAAGACACTGAAAGGAAAATTAAAGGATTCTGTGTTTCATGTGGTAGATGCGTTAAAGCCTGTGATGTTAATGAAGCTCGCAGCTTCCGAAATGTGACCTGGGATGGATCAGTCACAGAAGACTGTATCTCATGTGGAATATGCTCAGAAATATGTCCCAAAGAGGCAATCACCTTACGCAGGGGAACCATAGAAGTGGACACCAATAAATGTGTTTTATGCGAAAAATGTGCCATCCACTGCCCTGTAGATGCAATACCTACCACCACCATGCGTAAAAAAACCATCAAGGAAGGATTCGCCTTTGTGATGGAAAAAATGTGCATGAACTGTAAATTATGCACAAAGATTTGTCCTGAGGAAGCCATTAAAGAGGATGAAAATGGTAAAATAGTGGTGGATGATTCCAAATGCATATACTGTGGAGGCTGCAAGAATGCATGCCCAGCCAGGGCCATACTGTTTGAAAGGGAATTCGAGGTGGAACCATGA